Below is a window of Sus scrofa isolate TJ Tabasco breed Duroc chromosome 3, Sscrofa11.1, whole genome shotgun sequence DNA.
tcatggatcctagtcaggtttgttaaccactgagctacaacaggaactcttgtgtactagatttttaaaaagaataagggaTGAAAGCCACATAGACAGTTAGCGTGGCTAATATGTCTATTATtttaagcaagtttttttttcatatgaaaatgtGCTGTATGACAAAAAAATCGGTATGTAAATATTACCATGGGCCATAATAAATATGAGGAAACATGATTTCTTTGGGATCTTTAACATTGTACAAAGAAAAAGGCCTTCCCACACCACAGGCTGATGCTTTGCAGGCCTCACCCTAGTTGTAACCTGTAACTTTCTATAGCAATTGAAAAAGTGAAATACTGACAACTTACAGAGCTCAGAGAAATCTAGTTACTAGTTATTCCTCAGTGCAGTATGGCTTCCTAACTGTATCCATAGTCTCCATTTGAACAAATATATAAGGATTTATAATGTGCATTAGAAAGCAGGTagggaagttcctattgtggctcagcagaaactaatctgactagtatccatgaggatgcaggttcgatccctggcctcgctcagtgggttaaggatctggcattgccgtgaggtgtggtgtaggccacagacatggctcagatctggcattgctgtggcttggtgtaggctggtggctccagttccaattggatccctagcctgggaatgaacATAGGCTACACTTGAgaccctaacaagcaaaaaaaaaaaaaaaaaaaaaaaaaaaaaaaaaaaagaaagaaagaaagaaaaaaaaggcaggtagGAATTTCAAATTTTCTAGATTTATGGAGCGACGGATGAGCAAGTGGAGGTATGATGATTAAATATGGAGAATAAGAACTGATACTGTTTGGTCTTTAGGAGTGAAGGAGAAACGACAGTCACAGATGAGGGAGgagcaagggagggagagaggaggcgaAGAGTGAGAGGGTAGTCGGTTCTGAGATTCAGGACAGGAAAATGAGCCCCAGCAGGGCCCTCTGGCTCATTCATTAATTTGCTCATCGAGAAAACTTGTCTAGCAGGCACCTCTGAAATACCCAGCACATCACTGACAGTAGGTATCATAGGATGTAGCAATAGCTTGCTTGCTTTTCTAAAATACTTGCatctctcccccatccccacagCACAAATTTTCCAGGTCTCAGAGTTGGGTATAGTTTTACTTTACAAAaccaagaaatattaaatatttttaaacgcAAGATAGCAAGCAAAGAGTTCTCGCTGTGATGcactgagttaagaatccgactgcagtggcctgggttgctgcggaggtgcaaGTTGGATACGCAGCCTGGAgtggtggattaaaggattcagtgttgctgaagctgcactgtaggtcacagctgcagcttggattcaatccctggcctgggaacatccatatgatgtgggtacagccattcaaaaaaaaaaaaaaaaaaaaaaagtcaagcaagaATCTAGCTTATTTATACTGGAATCACTcaggatattttaaatatgataagTGTCTTGAAGGTGTACTATAAAAAAACAGCTGTGCATGGAAGAACCACAGGTCCATGGTCACCTCAACCAGAGGGGAGCCCTGGGCCCAAAGACcacaagaaaggaagaggaaattaaatgaGGGCACCTCTGAGTCCCACAGGAATGGTGACCAGGTGCTGTGCCAGATTAGGAAGCTAAGGGCTCACTCTGGTCTGGCGGTGGCTTTGAAAGCCAGGCTGGCATCTTACAGATGTTGACGTGAACAGGAAAAACAacaaaggaggggaggagagaagctgGGGAGACACTGGCAAGAACCAGAGGCAGTGGATGGTGGTGGAAAAGAAGTAAGCAATGGAcatgtccatctgtctgtccatccagcCAGTTCAACAGCTGCAGAGGACAACTGAGGACAGACTTGGTTATGGGCAGCAAGACAGCACAGCTGGCCTCATTTTGCTGTCAGGAGAAAAGCAGCCACACGCCTGAGAGTCCCTTGAGCAGCCTTTGGCACAAAGCAGGCATATGAACAGCAGAAAACTCACATGTCATGGCAAGTTCTATCAGGGCAAGCAGCCCTGCATACTCTCAGGACACACGGCAGCCTTCAGACCAAGCTGGTGATGCTGTGGGTGCAAAGCTGACCAAGTCCCAGCGGAACCCCTCCCTCAAACCCTAAAATCAATAGCTCCAACATCCTATGAGCTGTCGTAGCTCAGTTTTCTAAgttaaaacacaaggaaaaactCCATAAAGGCTCccataaaaatggttaaaatataaaGGATCCTTCAATTATTTagaagttggttttttttcttataactggAGACAGACAAGACACTCAACTTCTTCAAGGTCTGGGATGGAGCCCAGATAATGCAAGCAACCCTCTCCCCTCCAAAAGGACTGGGTTCTGAGATCACAATGTCAAATGCCTGGATGTGCTTATCCTACAGAAAAGGAACAAGTCTTCCCTAAGCCAACAATACTCATCTGCCTCCAGCCAAGAACGTTCTTCTCCCCAAGTCCTGGACAGAACAACACTGACTGAGGCACCATCTCCACACTGTGGGGCTGCTCTCACCTCTCCCCCTTCTAAGAAATCTCTTCAAACTCAGCATTTCTAAATCAAGAGGCTACCTCTCCATAAGGACTTATACTTGTCTCTTGATTACCCTCCACAGAGTGTGGTTTCCTGGGGCTTCCTTTGAGTTTCTGTTCAGGAGGGTTAAAAAGCTCTGTACTTGGTTCTCTGAAGCCCCAGCCCTCATCTCAGCAGCTGAGCATGGAGCTGACCTCAAGCGAGAACAATTTAATGCAATATTTAGCTAGAAACGATCAGCTCTGGCACCTGGATAAGAAAACCTTAGCACTCTGACTTCAGATGCAGTTAACCTTCAGGCCCAGAGTGCTCATCCAGCCACAGCATAGGCAGCTGCCACCTGCACCAGCTGCCGACACCATCAAGGGGGCCAGTTTCCACCATGATAACAACTGCCCCTTTCTCGGAAGGGAAAAATCATTTCCGGAGCCTCCAAATGCTTTCAGATCCATCAACAGGGATCTTGAAATGCACTTATTGTGGTATCAACTTCCTCAGAGGACAATAATTATAGTACATAGCATGTGCTTACTAGCCTTACagattgcatttaaaaaattaaaccaaagcctgtaaaaactaatacaaaataatcacactggattcttttttttttttttttttttttgctttttagggccgcacttgtggcctatggaagttcccaggctaggggttgaattggagctatagctgctggcctacaccacagccacagcaacatgggatccaagccacatctgtgatctacaccactaCTCATGCAACATCGTATCCTTAACTAAGcgaagccaggtattgaactcaagtcctcatggatactagtcgggttcattagacGGGAACACCATGGAAGATGTATCTGCAGGGATCTACTAAACCAGTTGAGCAGTATGTCCCTAATGAACATCAAAAAGACCACCTCGTGTGACACCAGCCCAGTTCTCTCAGACTGGCTCAGCCACACACCTGAAACACAAACACTGGTTTGTGATGGAAATGGATCTGCTCCAAGTCAAGAGGCCTCATACCTCCCATGCAgttcacacacacaaactcatcTCTCTCAAcaactgtctttttcttttcaattctgttcttttaaaaggCTTTTCAGAGATAAACTCAGTGGTGCCTGCAGAGATAAACTCAGTGGTGCCTGTGGCAGAGATGACCCAAGGATTAtaggatttaaaaagaaaaatcaaccaaCCAAGAAAAGGCTGTGTCAGAAACAGAGTATGGGTCTTGCTGAGAACATCTGCTGTGTCTCAGACCCAGAGAGGAAACAAGGTCAACTGCCAGGGCCGAGGCAAGGTCATTCACAGGGGGAAATCAACAGAGAAAATGACTTTTGAGCCTGCAGAACAGAAGAGGGGTAATCTCAGGTGCGAGTCAGTAAACCCTCAGAAGCTAAAACACACTTTACTTACCATCCTATCTGCAAGAATGCATCTTAGAGAGAATGGGTGCAGCTTGGGAGGGCAATCACTGCACTCCAAGCAGATTTCAGCACAAGGCAGAGCAGGGGGTTCAGTACACAGGCTGCACAGATCCTCTGTGTTCATCCCTCGTAACACAAGCCTTAAACACCCTAATTGAGACTATTCACACATCTGAGAAGGGAactgcacacacgtgcacatatatgtgcacgcacacacacacacacacgcttgcaTACACGGACTATGCTCTGCTTCCTTCTCACCACCCCACTCACCAAAAAGACTTGCTGTCCCTAATGAGGAAGCCACCTTATGCGCCAGGTGCACACTTGCACATCTGCATGCACACCCAAGACACGCACTTGCACACATCCAGACATGCAGATGTGCACGCTCAGACTCACACCCCTCCACCCATGCTCAACCCACACTCACCGAGGACTCGCTATCGCGGACGAGGAAGTCGCCCTGCACACCTCTCGCGTTGAGCGCGCACTCGGCCTGGTGGCGAGTCACGTTCCCGTAGTACCACTCCCGGCCTGCAAACCGGCCCGCACGAGCGGGCCCTGTGGGGCCAGAGCCTGCGTGCAGGGCTGGGCCCTCGCTCAGCACCACCACGTAGTTCTTGGGCACTAGGCCGACCTGGCCACGCGCATTGCGGCAACGCCACCATTCAGGATCGTTCTCAGGCTTCTCGATCACCTCCATCGTCTCGCCCTTGTCGAAGTTAAGCTCCTCCTCGGTGACCGAGCTGAAGGGGTACAGTGTCTGCACCACGTGCAGGACCCGCAAGCTCTGGCCATTGCTGAGTGCGGCTCCGGGCCGCAGGCTTGGGCCTCCGTGCGTGTCAGCGGCCGCTTCGTCCAGCTCCTCCAGCACGTAGTTGGACGGGAACCAGCCCACCTGCCCGTTGTAGCTGCCCCGCCACCAGCCGTCGCTGCACTTCTCCATGACGGTGACGCGAGAGCCCTTCACGAGCGACAGCTCATCCTCGCGCTCAGCCGCGTATGCGAACTTGACTATGGCTGGGATGCTGAGGTCATAGATGCGGTCGGCGCCACCCCCGTTGGCGGGGAACTCTGCGTCCGTGCTGGGCGTGGGCGAGGCATCGCGCGCACTCGTCTTCCTGCGGGTCCTGCCGAGGCCTGCGGAGACACGGCAAG
It encodes the following:
- the NCK2 gene encoding cytoplasmic protein NCK2 isoform X1, coding for MTEEVIVIAKWDYTAQQDQELDIKKNERLWLLDDSKTWWRVRNAANRTGYVPSNYVERKNSLKKGSLVRNLKDTLGLGRTRRKTSARDASPTPSTDAEFPANGGGADRIYDLSIPAIVKFAYAAEREDELSLVKGSRVTVMEKCSDGWWRGSYNGQVGWFPSNYVLEELDEAAADTHGGPSLRPGAALSNGQSLRVLHVVQTLYPFSSVTEEELNFDKGETMEVIEKPENDPEWWRCRNARGQVGLVPKNYVVVLSEGPALHAGSGPTGPARAGRFAGREWYYGNVTRHQAECALNARGVQGDFLVRDSESSPSDFSVSLKASGKNKHFKVQLVDNVYCIGQRRFHTMDELVEHYKKAPIFTSEHGEKLYLVRALQ